The Salvia miltiorrhiza cultivar Shanhuang (shh) chromosome 1, IMPLAD_Smil_shh, whole genome shotgun sequence genome has a window encoding:
- the LOC131014673 gene encoding uncharacterized protein LOC131014673 — protein MAENRESSKLTNDERNQVAQWLLQRSSNDKLQYGASMEAATLFKVSRRTIWCIWKSVAAQQALGQPIQLKSMKKGSTHNDRYVIDASKVKSLSVLQRSSIRVMACNLGVSKSLVGVWVKDKKLRAHTNAIKPFLTPQNKISRLRWSLRQLGSINKEGFIKFQTMFNTIHIDEKWFYLTKSKDRYYLMPGEADPYRACKSKRYIPKIMFTSAIARPIIDSQGKVIFDGKMEIFPFTYEEAAQRNSKNRPAGTMEVKAIPNITQNVIRDSMINKVCNFSLCYQNLVTNSSLSHFIFNSQMIPYFKSKWPSFASKNIFIQQDNAKPHIKVDDLEFLAVPRADGFNIQLLCQPANSPDTNVNDLGFFRAIQSLKDQKPANEVGELIKNVQETYNDYPPQKINHVFLTLQCCYQEIMKAKGDNNYKIPYMNKERLERIGMLPDAISISQQLFNESMEFLEGNNHADTTNVTDGFEEDYQQNMTDILEGLTHVNIN, from the coding sequence ATGGCAGAAAATAGAGAGTCTTCAAAGCTCACTAATGATGAAAGAAATCAAGTAGCTCAATGGTTGTTGCAACGGAGTTCCAACGACAAACTTCAATACGGCGCAAGCATGGAGGCTGCCACACTCTTCAAAGTGAGTAGGAGGACTATTTGGTGCATATGGAAATCAGTCGCTGCCCAACAAGCACTCGGACAACCTATTCAATTGAAATCAATGAAAAAGGGATCAACACACAATGATAGATATGTGATTGATGCATCAAAGGTAAAGAGTTTAAGTGTGCTACAAAGATCGTCAATTAGAGTCATGGCATGTAATCTTGGGGTTAGTAAGTCACTTGTAGGTGTGTGGGTGAAAGACAAGAAATTAAGAGCACATACCAATGCTATCAAGCCATTTTTAACCCCTCAAAATAAGATATCAAGGCTGCGATGGAGCCTTAGGCAGCTTGGTAGTATAAATAAGGAGGGATTCATCAAGTTTCAAACCATGTTCAACACCATACACATAGACGAGAAGTGGTTTTACTTAACCAAAAGCAAGGATAGATATTACCTTATGCCGGGTGAGGCAGACCCTTATAGAGCTTGTAAATCTAAGAGGTACATACCAAAGATCATGTTTACGAGTGCCATTGCACGACCTATCATAGATTCTCAGGGAAAAGTAATTTTTGATGGGAAGATGGAAATTTTCCCATTCACATACGAAGAGGCAGCTCAAAGAAACTCAAAAAATAGACCAGCGGGGACAATGGAAGTGAAAGCAATACCCAATATCACCCAAAACGTCATAAGGGACTCAATGATCAACAAGGTATGCAATTTTAGTTTATGCTATCAGAATTTAGTTACTAATTCATcacttagccattttatattTAACTCACAAATGATACCCTACTTCAAATCCAAGTGGCCTTCATTTGCAAGCAAGAACATATTTATACAACAAGACAATGCAAAACCACACATTAAGGTTGATGATCTGGAGTTCTTAGCAGTTCCAAGAGCAGATGGATTCAATATCCAACTGCTCTGCCAACCTGCTAACTCTCCAGACACCAATGTTAATGATTTGGGCTTCTTTAGAGCAATTCAAAGTCTCAAAGATCAGAAACCAGCGAATGAGGTAGGGGAACTAATCAAGAATGTGCAAGAAACATACAATGACTACCCTCCACAGAAGATAAATCATGTTTTCCTAACTCTACAGTGCTGCTACCAGGAGATTATGAAAGCCAAAGGAGACAACAACTATAAAATCCCTTACATGAACAAAGAGAGGTTAGAAAGAATTGGGATGCTTCCAgatgcaatttcaatttcacAGCAGCTATTCAATGAGAGTATGGAGTTCTTAGAGGGCAACAATCATGCTGACACAACAAATGTAACAGATGGGTTTGAAGAAGATTATCAACAGAACATGACAGACATCCTAGAGGGTCTCACACATGTGAACATCAATTAG